One Odontesthes bonariensis isolate fOdoBon6 chromosome 12, fOdoBon6.hap1, whole genome shotgun sequence genomic window, CTCATCTGACATCAgtcggagatcgttccaccatcggggcgccagaacagagaaaagccgtgaccgtgtggatggtgcgcagggaccgctgagtgaggGGGCCACCggccgcctggaggccgcagagcgaggCGGTCAGGCAGGGGTGAAGTGctggaccatagcctggagctatgaaggagctgttccttccactgccctgtaggccagcaccagagtctgaaactggatgctgcagctacagggagccggtgtagagagcggagaaggggagtggtgtgggagaactcggggaggttgaacaccagacgagctccagaggtctgatggcagaagccggggcgccagcaaggagggagctgcagtagtccaggcgggagatgaccagaGCCTTCGGTGAGGAAGGgtcgaatcctccggatgttgtagaggaggaatcggcaggaacgggtcactgatgcaaTGTTTGTGTCAGGctgaggccccgtttacacgacaggaagacgcagatattttcctgcggtttggcctctcatttacaccaaaaccccgtttttatcacagaaaacgattatttctaaaacctccggccaaagtggagatttctgataacgccggttatgtgttgccgtgtcaactgggagaaacggcgttttaggttcttaaacgtcacattatgcgccagaaaatgcttaacgtcatgcgagcgccttatgtttacagtttgtttggctactgatcaggattatcatggatgatgttaaagttctactaatttgtACGTTtgtggccttattgcatttgccaccccaaacctgctcgcacagttcaaaatagaggagcaccactcttccgtggccgctcctgcgtccagtatccactgactgtctatatttccctcttattgccttcagttttgttgtgatatttgctctcgttatctcctccttcacatgaggaaagtcctcgattctgagtattctgattggcttgcatggctttattcctttccctacactgccgccaacAGGTTTGGCagagttattatggcgcttgacggcgtatttatgcgggttgatgtaaatgacaagttttttgaaaacgatgttgtgtgcatgATGTTATTactgaaaacggagggggggaaatatttgtttctctaaatacccggctgtgtgtaaatgtggcctaaaCGCCGGTCGATATAAAAGTGTTCAGGCGTTTCTCTCAGGTTTCTGCCGGACCGTCGGAGGACTGCAGGACGGCGTTCTGTGACGACAACAAGGAAACGCCTGCAGCAGGAAGGTCAGAGCTGCGCACCGTGTGTGGCCTCAGCGGCTGTGAACGACCtctggtgacctctgacctttgcTTCTCTGTGCTGCTTTTCCAGCCACCGCGGTCTGAAGGATCCGTTCCGGCTGCAGCCGGGAGCTCGGAGGACCCTCCTGAGTCCCAGCAGCGAGCCTCAGAGGAGGAGCGGCGAGGCCGAGCTGGGAGTCCTGAGCGGACGCAGCAGGACCGGTGGGAGGAGCTCGCTGCAGAATGTCTCATGTTCACCTGCTCCCTGACACTGACGCCGTTCCTTTTTCTCAGATGGCGCAGAGGCGGAGAGAAGAGGCCCGAGCCAGCGTTTCCAAACCGGCCCGAGCCGCCCGTCCAGCAGCAGCCTGCGGGACGAAGTGGAGCGGCTGTCGGCCGTCTTCTCCGGGTCCGGCTTTGACGTGCAGTCCATAATCTGTCCGCCGCGGGCCGGGGGGCCGTCCCCTTCCCCCTGTGGTTCCGGCCTGGAAACCGGACCTGAGCCCAGCAAACAGGAGAAAACTGTGCTTCTGGACACGTCCATGGAGATGACGCTCAGTGACGCCGCAGAGATCATCACCGTGGAAACCAAAGccaagaggaagaaaaggaggagCCCGAAGCAGGGTGTGCAGGACCcctccgccgccgccgccgctctGGTGCCGCCACACGAGATTAGAGACCCGGATGCTCTTCAGCCTCCATTTCCCAGAAGCCTCTGCACCAACGTCACAACGTCTCGTATCCCCAAACTGGGCAAAAATCCGGCGATCCCAAAGAGAAAGTTAAAATCCTGCGACGCCGTTTCACCGGACCTGGACGATTACTTCACGGATCCCAAAGttgctttcaaacgagccagcGGAGACGCCTCGGAGTCGGCCGGACCGTCCAGAGTCACCTGCAGGAGGTCCAAAGCTAAGAGCGGCAGATCGTCTACCGTCGCCCGCAAACCCTCAGCGGGAGCAGTCAGTAATCAGTCCAGACAGGAGCCGGATCAGAACCAAGAGGAAGAACACCGGCGAGGACCCGAAGAGGCTGGACCTGAAGAGGCTGGACCCGAGTCGGGACGCACGGAGCCTCCCTCTCCTGGGAAGAGGAAGACCGGCCACAAACCCAGGTGCAGAGGGACGTTTGTTGTCTCTGTTTTCAGGGAGAGCACATCATCGACCctggaccaggaccaggaccaggaccaggaccaggaccaggaccaggaccaggaccaggaccaggaccaggaccaggacccgTTCCCTCCTGAAGGACCCGGCTGTGAGGCAGACGAGCTGCTGGCTGGAACCACCAGCCGGCGGCCTTCAGGAACGACTCCCCCCACAGAGACCCGCCGCTCCTGGAAGCGTCCTCGGGGGGAAACTTGCGAGTCCGGGAGCTTTCAGGACGACTCGAGTCTCAGCGACGAGCGTCTGGCGTCAGACCGCCAACCCACCTCAGGCCCAGAGTTTCAGAAACGCAAGAAAGCTCGAAGAGAAGCAGCGGGACGACCCGGCAGGAGGAACGCCGAGGCGGGTGGCGGCCTCTTAAATCACAGGGAGGAAAAACGTAACCGTGGCAACAAAGAGTTTGGACCTGAGGGGGCTGAGAGTTCTGGTGATGTTCAAACGCCGCCTGAGGCGGGTGGCGGCCTCTTAAGGCTTCTCAGGGAGGAGAAACGTAACCGTGGCAACAAAGAGTTTGGGCCTGAAGGGGCTGAGAGTTGTGATGATGTTCAAACGCCGCCCGGCGGCGAGAAGCGTGACGTCTCTGAACGTCTGAAGAAATCCAAGACGGATCCAAAGCTGCGCAGAAATACGTTCAAGCTGCAGCCGGAGAGCAGGGGTCAGCCGGAGAGCAGGAGTCAGCCGGAGAGCAGGGGTCAGCCGGAGAGCAGGAGTCAGCCGGAGAGCAGGAGTCAGCCGGAGAGCAGGGGTCAGCCGGAGAGCAGGGGTCAGCCGGAGAGCAGGGGTCAGCAGCAGACGTTTGTGGTCGGCAGACGCAGAACCCGGGACAAGCGTGAGAGCGCCAGGTCAGACGCCAGCGACGTTTACCAGGACGTAGCAGACCTGCTGGTGGACGAGCTGCCGCCGTGGATGCTCGCGGACGTCAGCACGGTGGACACGGAGCCCGGGTCTTTGCCCGCCACTCCCAGcagggcggcggcggcggcggcggcggctgaGGGGTGCGAAGCTTCTCCAGGTGTGTGATCACTCTGCTGCGCCACTCCGTGCTGCACTGAAACACCGCAGCTGCTTCTGATCATTCGTGCGTTTTCCTTTGTGTTGCAGCAGGACGAGTCCTGACGACGGTCACCAACACCATGGCGACGCCGGACAGTGAAAACGGAGGCAGAAGCAGGAGAAGGAACGGCGTGGTCAGCTACAAGGAGCCGCCGCTGAACAGGTGAGCCACAGCACCGAGAAGCAGAAAGGCCGAAGTTCAGCGTGTTCCAGGAACACgttttcttaaagggatagttcgcctcttttgacatgaggcTGTATGACATCTAGGGCTGAGCAGTTTTATCGATAcagcgatatatatcgatatttcgtttcccgataaagtatcgtgggtttttttattttgttttttttaaagcaaactttattgtaAAGTCGGTttgttacaattagtgaaaacacagaacattaatataatacaatacaatgccagggggtcacattatacaaaacggtgaaaaattagttgataaaaatgttataaagtgcacagctctcacgtttgtgacgcgttcgtttgtttctgtttgtctggtggTGTCGTCCTTctggttcaaaggtcggaccaccggccatgtcaaatcacactgtcccttttttttaccccagaaaatgatgtagtCGAATCGTTgactgaatatcgtgtatcgtatagtgagattagtgtatcgctacagccctaatgacatcccatatcagcagcatcatttctgaacatcttcttaccccctgctgcgtcctgtgagcagagttccagcctcgttttggtgctgatgaaggtagtccggctagttggctggggtttaaaaaataaagcgttttgcttctcagaacaatatgcgttcaaaagagtaatacatttgcatcacaaaatggttctccaggaaaaagtcagacctcacaatctcttggccctattttctctcccttcgtatcactgcctgctgcctgctgccgacagccgcgcctgttacgctgtttgctgctcggtctatcacaccagtatcagcGTAGTGCTGAACTACGTCTCCCATCATGCAGCAGTTCCCCCAGCTGAGGGAATGGAACACTCCAGCACAACCTCAGTGATGGGATTGTAAATGTTTTCGGCTGCAGTAATCGCAAAGTGAAAGTCGGATATGGAGACTAAAGATAAAAACAATTTACTCACACAGACCATGTTTGTTTCTCCCAGGTCTGAAAGCCTGGGAGAAAAGTTGGGTTTTAagagatatttaaaaaatttcCAGAGTTTCTGATGAACGAATATGCAGCGGTAACCATGGGAACCCATTCCTAAGTTTAGGGGCAACCACTGGAAAAGCTCGATGGCCTTTTCGTTTTTAGCCTGCATTTAGACACAATTACaatttaaagaataaaattcaagaataaattaaaagacatacaacagctatatcatttaaaacaataataatactaaaataactaataaaaaaaaaagttcttatGCTATATGTTATATGTTCCTGTCTCTTTCTGCCTGTTAAAagccgagcagcagcagcattttgcacaAGCTGCAGGCGTCGCAGAGAGCGCTGGTCTAAACCTACATACGAGTCGCAATTATCCAGtctggaaaaaataaaagcatgaatcagGAGAGAGGTTTTACCCTGGCCAGAAGTCGCAGCTGGAAAAAGGCACTTTTGGCTACAGATCCAACTTTCCTGtcaaatttaaaatcactgtcaaGTGACACCGAAGCTCTTCATGACGGAGCAGTTCTTTGGACCAAGGGAAGGGGGCGGAGCCTCAACGCGGTCACTGTAAAGTCCATGGCATCCAAACACTGTGACTTCTGTCTTACTGTCATTTAGGTTTAGGAAGCTGAGGCTCATCCAAGTCTTGATGTTGGTAGAGTTTGAACAGAGTTTTTACAGTTCATTTGCACGGGGAGATAAATCTGAACATCATCAGCGTAGCAATGAAAAGACACGTTATGTTTGCGGAGAGTTTAACGGACGAAAGTCACGTCGTCAAACGTAAACGGCTCATTCCTCAGAAAGCTTACAGCCCCCGCCTGCTTGTCAGCCATCTGAATTTTGTCCCTTCTCCTGCACCGTACGCTAACGACTGTGTTTCTGTCTCCGAACAGCAAAATAAGGCGCGGAGACAAGTTCACCGACAGCTCCTTCCTGAGTTCTCCGCAGTTTAAAGAcggcaagaagaagaagccgaAGAAGCCGAAGAAGACGGCGGACTGatgggattttcttttttatattttaactttattttagaGGTTGATGTATTTTATAGATTGGAGTGAGAGTTGTGTACCCTTTGATagagcccccctccccccaataAACTCCACCTTTAGCAGGACGTGGTTTCTGTGAGTGTTTGTGGCTGTGGTCGCTCTGTTGGAGACTGACAGGAGCTCAGATGTAAATTATTCAGCGGAGGCGGCTCACCTGATCCGTGCACGTTGGCCTGCGCAGGTTAAAGGTTCGGTGTTTAGGCTTGTTGGTGCCAGCTGGAGCCGGAGGAGCCAGAACTCTGAGGTGAGTAGGAATGTTTGAGGGTTCCTGTTAAATCTGCTGTTTCAGAGCAGATCCGGGCTCTGCTGCTCAGTTACAGAAGACCGGGCGTTAACGTGCACACTTTATCTTAATGAAGGTGTCTGAGTCCAGCAGGGTGTCGGGTTCCTTGTATCTCAGACTTTATTCACTGTTTGGCTGTTTGGACACTTATGTTTGTTATGGTCTGCAAAGCTTTTTAAATAGTTGTGAATTGATTTAAATCATTAAACCCTCTCGTTTATACAAAGATCCATTCAGAACTTTGTTGAATCTCTTCCAACTCGCCTGACTCCATTAAAACACTTTGTGGTtccagttttcttcttttttttttttaaaccagttcTTCAATCTTTCCAGAATGGCGCCGCCCTAGTGGCAGcaggctgcagcagcagctctgggttgtttctttgcttcttcTGCAGATTTTCTCCTGAAACGCAGATTTCTGAAACCTATTTCTGTGCTAATGGAAGGACTTCTGCAGCTAACTGAGCCTCTTAAAGCCCaagtatttattttgtttgtttgtttgtttgttttattcagtcacacagtaaacaacaaatgtgttcaGTACAATCACAGCATTTTTTTAAGTGACCGAAAAGGCCTACAGGCTGAAGCGTAATGCTTATATTTAAGCCTGTCCTGTTGAACAAAATGAAGCCACCCACCCATCAACCtatatttttacaaatactaaagtaagacgaaaaataatagtaaaaagggaaaagacaaaaaacagaattgcatccaataaagtcaaaaatagaagaataatgaaggaaaatcataaataaacacaaaattcttcacaaattataaatacttgtagccctcaaaaattgctttagaaaccatccttttgaaaaccaaaaatgttcTATAATTTCTTACATTTATATTGGCATCATTCCATAATGAAACCCCAACAACAGATATGCATctccttttcatttgttttttggcCTTGGGTACAGTAAATTTGCACGTCTCTTAAATTGTACTTTGTTTCTTGAGATGAGAAAAACCTTTGTATGCTGACtgggagtaactttgatttagCTCGATacattatttgcattattttgtaatataccAGATCATTGAATTTCATAACATGTGATTTCATAAACATTGGGGGAGTATTTGCCTAGTAATCAATCTTATTAATAATCCATACAGCTCGTTTCTGTAGGAGAACTATTGCCTGGATTAAGAGCACAAATAAAGacgagttgaagaggagacgtctgggATGCAGAGTTGggacaaaatggagaaaaaggaggaagtttaaaccatttcttcccttgatGATTTCAGCTTCTGATTTCAGTCGGTTCATCAGGGAAATGTCAATTAAACCCCAACTGGAGACATTTTAGTTCACCTTTAACTGCATTAAACAATCTTAGTACTTTACCACTCTTAAGcatgtttattgttttatttcctaCTTTTTAAGGAagtaattcttctttttttgcttgTTCTGTTTCTAAGTTTCAGTTTTCTCATTCAGCTGtgcttgttttaaatgtgcttcatGGATGAGTTTGatttaaagtagggctgggcgatttaactcgttattatcgcgatAACTcggtaattatttaacaccgatgaatattttatcgcgcattaacgcaggttttattatttattttattattgtaaaagtctgttgctcac contains:
- the sgo2 gene encoding uncharacterized protein sgo2 isoform X1, with the translated sequence MFPLTTMTPLKPSKQTSAVASKIKHKILNTSSFFKVSLKTNNKALALALQGQKERSRQLEMEVVHLQKQVEALCFELATRKHKERKLLPILRSLHSNTQQSLGMVAELFSDSVSAGPSEDCRTAFCDDNKETPAAGSHRGLKDPFRLQPGARRTLLSPSSEPQRRSGEAELGVLSGRSRTDGAEAERRGPSQRFQTGPSRPSSSSLRDEVERLSAVFSGSGFDVQSIICPPRAGGPSPSPCGSGLETGPEPSKQEKTVLLDTSMEMTLSDAAEIITVETKAKRKKRRSPKQGVQDPSAAAAALVPPHEIRDPDALQPPFPRSLCTNVTTSRIPKLGKNPAIPKRKLKSCDAVSPDLDDYFTDPKVAFKRASGDASESAGPSRVTCRRSKAKSGRSSTVARKPSAGAVSNQSRQEPDQNQEEEHRRGPEEAGPEEAGPESGRTEPPSPGKRKTGHKPRCRGTFVVSVFRESTSSTLDQDQDQDQDQDQDQDQDQDQDQDQDPFPPEGPGCEADELLAGTTSRRPSGTTPPTETRRSWKRPRGETCESGSFQDDSSLSDERLASDRQPTSGPEFQKRKKARREAAGRPGRRNAEAGGGLLNHREEKRNRGNKEFGPEGAESSGDVQTPPEAGGGLLRLLREEKRNRGNKEFGPEGAESCDDVQTPPGGEKRDVSERLKKSKTDPKLRRNTFKLQPESRGQPESRSQPESRGQPESRSQPESRSQPESRGQPESRGQPESRGQQQTFVVGRRRTRDKRESARSDASDVYQDVADLLVDELPPWMLADVSTVDTEPGSLPATPSRAAAAAAAAEGCEASPAGRVLTTVTNTMATPDSENGGRSRRRNGVVSYKEPPLNSKIRRGDKFTDSSFLSSPQFKDGKKKKPKKPKKTAD
- the sgo2 gene encoding uncharacterized protein sgo2 isoform X2, which translates into the protein MFPLTTMTPLKPSKQTSAVASKIKHKILNTSSFFKVSLKTNNKALALALQGQKERSRQLEMEVVHLQKQVEALCFELATRKHKERKLLPILRSLHSNTQQSLGMVAELFSDSVSAGPSEDCRTAFCDDNKETPAAGSHRGLKDPFRLQPGARRTLLSPSSEPQRRSGEAELGVLSGRSRTDGAEAERRGPSQRFQTGPSRPSSSSLRDEVERLSAVFSGSGFDVQSIICPPRAGGPSPSPCGSGLETGPEPSKQEKTVLLDTSMEMTLSDAAEIITVETKAKRKKRRSPKQGVQDPSAAAAALVPPHEIRDPDALQPPFPRSLCTNVTTSRIPKLGKNPAIPKRKLKSCDAVSPDLDDYFTDPKVAFKRASGDASESAGPSRVTCRRSKAKSGRSSTVARKPSAGAVSNQSRQEPDQNQEEEHRRGPEEAGPEEAGPESGRTEPPSPGKRKTGHKPRCRGTFVVSVFRESTSSTLDQDQDQDQDQDQDQDQDQDQDQDQDPFPPEGPGCEADELLAGTTSRRPSGTTPPTETRRSWKRPRGETCESGSFQDDSSLSDERLASDRQPTSGPEFQKRKKARREAAGRPGRRNAEAGGGLLNHREEKRNRGNKEFGPEGAESSGDVQTPPEAGGGLLRLLREEKRNRGNKEFGPEGAESCDDVQTPPGGEKRDVSERLKKSKTDPKLRRNTFKLQPESRGQPESRSQPESRGQPESRSQPESRSQPESRGQPESRGQPESRGQQQTFVVGRRRTRDKRESARSDASDVYQDVADLLVDELPPWMLADVSTVDTEPGSLPATPSRAAAAAAAAEGCEASPGRVLTTVTNTMATPDSENGGRSRRRNGVVSYKEPPLNSKIRRGDKFTDSSFLSSPQFKDGKKKKPKKPKKTAD